The nucleotide window AAGAACCGCTTCCGTACAGAACTGCACAGGAAACAATCACCACTTTCCTGGAAGCGCAGGATACGATTTTTGTCCATCCGGAGGAAATCCCGGCTAACGGTGTTTCCTGGATGATCTCCAAGACGGATGACGGAAGTCCGAAGGTTCAGAATGATACGTATGAAATGACCTACGACCAGGAGGGCAATCTGTTGTCCCGTGTCCTGGTTCCTTATTCGACAGAAGTGATTGAAGCCCAGCCGATCGTCATGAGCTATGGCTCAGCGGTCAAGGAAGAAGCTTATTTCTATTCCAGCCGGGTTACTTCCTATGGCGCAGATTGCGTCGGATGCGGCGGGGGAACGCCGGCCGGCATTGCGATCAGCACCTCCGGAGTCCGTCAGTCTGACGGTACCTGGAAAGATGGAATTACTTATGACGGTTATTATTTAATCGCAGCGTCATCCACGCTCCCGCTCTGCACCCTGGTTGAGATCAGCGACCATAAGT belongs to Holdemania massiliensis and includes:
- a CDS encoding 3D domain-containing protein — translated: MKKAVLFGILVCLGLGMTALIMIPEEVKTPLILQTFSYSRAASEEPLPYRTAQETITTFLEAQDTIFVHPEEIPANGVSWMISKTDDGSPKVQNDTYEMTYDQEGNLLSRVLVPYSTEVIEAQPIVMSYGSAVKEEAYFYSSRVTSYGADCVGCGGGTPAGIAISTSGVRQSDGTWKDGITYDGYYLIAASSTLPLCTLVEISDHKFNGQGLTPGEPFLAVVADRGGAVQGSTIDLFTGSEAYPSVRNGKRSNVKVSIVDFGRKRANGCRFN